Proteins from a single region of Chryseobacterium sp. T16E-39:
- the fusA gene encoding elongation factor G, translated as MKYNTRNIGIIAHVDAGKTTLTERLLYYTGMIHKIGNVDEGNTTMDKDIQEKNRGITISSAAISTQWKKENQIYNINIIDTPGHIDFAVEVERSLRVLDGVIAVFCASSGVQPQTENVWFQAEKHGISRICFINKMDRIGADFFNVMREIEKKLSIIPLALQIPIGSEDDFEGVIDLISQKALYWTGENGEIIVEKEIPEHLKVEADEYRMKLMETLAEYDESFFELFMNSENLISNEVILETIKRVCQSQMIVPVLCGSAFKNKGVQPLLDAIVNYLPAPDQLSPVQAKNPETGENIELERNQEEIFSGLIFKVVIDKHMGKLAMLRIYSGKIKSGDTVQNVRTGENFRVSRILKMQSDKTQTVDEGRAGDIVALTGIKDAKTGDSLSSLEKPVLLESITIPTPVIRVSIEPKTNNDEKSFGLVLAKIQEEDPSLLVERDRQTGETLLSGLGELHLEVTLEKIRLNYGIEVNQGKPKVSYKEILTRTIIHREKLSKQNGGNGQFADITFEIGPRDDNEFGLEFINKIKGGVIPNEFIPSIEKGFREAMENGPLSGYPLESMKVTLLDGSTHSQDSAAYDFEIVARDGYRGASKMCKPKLMEPIMQVEIQSIEEYTGVITADINKRRGIITSIDERSGRKIFTAEVPLASTFGYISDLRTLTSGRASISMKLSHYALVPEFITNIVVT; from the coding sequence ATGGACAAAGACATCCAGGAAAAAAACCGTGGAATTACCATTTCTTCTGCCGCAATTTCTACCCAGTGGAAAAAAGAAAACCAAATCTATAATATCAATATTATAGATACTCCCGGGCATATTGATTTTGCTGTAGAAGTAGAGCGTTCATTAAGAGTTTTAGATGGCGTGATAGCTGTTTTTTGCGCCTCTTCCGGTGTTCAGCCCCAAACGGAAAACGTATGGTTCCAGGCCGAGAAACATGGTATATCACGAATCTGTTTCATCAATAAAATGGATCGTATTGGTGCAGATTTCTTTAATGTAATGAGAGAAATTGAAAAAAAACTTAGTATAATCCCTCTTGCACTACAGATTCCAATCGGTTCTGAAGATGATTTCGAAGGAGTGATCGATCTGATCAGTCAAAAGGCATTGTACTGGACCGGTGAAAATGGAGAGATCATTGTAGAAAAAGAAATTCCGGAACATTTGAAAGTAGAAGCTGACGAATACAGAATGAAGCTAATGGAAACTTTGGCGGAATATGACGAGTCTTTTTTTGAGCTTTTCATGAATTCAGAAAATCTTATTTCTAACGAAGTAATTCTGGAAACTATTAAAAGAGTCTGTCAATCTCAGATGATTGTTCCTGTTTTATGTGGCTCTGCCTTTAAAAATAAAGGGGTTCAGCCTTTACTTGATGCAATTGTCAATTATCTTCCAGCTCCGGATCAATTATCTCCGGTACAAGCAAAGAATCCCGAAACAGGAGAAAATATTGAACTGGAAAGAAATCAGGAAGAAATTTTTTCAGGATTGATTTTTAAAGTCGTCATCGATAAGCACATGGGTAAGTTAGCAATGCTTCGTATCTATTCCGGAAAAATAAAATCCGGGGATACCGTTCAGAACGTCAGAACGGGTGAAAATTTTCGAGTATCGAGAATTCTGAAGATGCAATCTGATAAGACCCAAACGGTGGATGAAGGAAGAGCAGGTGATATCGTTGCTTTAACAGGAATAAAAGATGCAAAAACCGGAGATTCTTTATCAAGTCTCGAAAAACCTGTATTGTTAGAATCTATTACGATTCCAACTCCTGTTATTCGTGTATCAATAGAACCTAAGACCAATAACGATGAGAAATCCTTTGGTTTGGTTTTAGCAAAAATTCAGGAAGAAGATCCTTCTTTATTAGTAGAGAGAGACAGACAGACTGGAGAAACTCTGTTGAGTGGTTTAGGCGAATTGCATTTGGAGGTTACTTTGGAAAAAATTCGGTTGAATTATGGTATTGAAGTAAATCAAGGCAAACCAAAAGTTTCGTATAAGGAAATTTTAACTCGAACCATAATCCATAGGGAGAAGCTTTCCAAACAAAATGGAGGGAACGGACAGTTTGCTGATATCACTTTTGAAATCGGGCCTAGAGATGATAATGAATTCGGACTTGAATTTATTAATAAAATTAAAGGTGGTGTAATTCCTAATGAATTTATCCCTTCCATCGAAAAAGGATTCAGAGAGGCTATGGAAAATGGCCCATTGAGTGGTTATCCTTTGGAAAGTATGAAAGTTACATTATTAGACGGATCCACACATAGTCAGGATTCAGCTGCTTATGATTTTGAAATTGTCGCAAGAGATGGCTACAGAGGAGCCTCAAAAATGTGTAAACCAAAATTAATGGAACCCATCATGCAGGTTGAAATTCAGAGTATTGAAGAATATACAGGAGTTATAACTGCGGATATTAATAAAAGAAGAGGGATCATTACTTCCATTGACGAACGTTCAGGAAGAAAAATATTTACTGCAGAAGTCCCATTAGCTTCTACATTCGGATATATTTCTGATCTGAGAACCTTAACGAGTGGAAGAGCTTCCATAAGTATGAAATTATCACACTACGCTTTGGTGCCGGAATTCATCACCAATATAGTTGTGACCTAA